One genomic region from Paramicrobacterium agarici encodes:
- a CDS encoding zinc-binding dehydrogenase → MRAIVHHSFAEPESVLTVEERTLPEPGAGQVRVKTILSPIHNHDLWTVRGTYGFVPDLPAQAGTEAVGTVEALGHGVEGLEVGQRVVSGGTFGVWAEYFTAKASGLIPVPAGLPDEAAAQLVAMPLSALSLLHSLGLDEGQWMAQNAANGAVGRLVAQLAAARGIGVVGLVRRQEAVDQLHDQGITNVISTADDGWQDRVTTVTGGAPIVAGVDSVGGAAASDMISLLAEKGTLIAFGAMDSPALEISSGDLIFRQITVTGFWGSVVNREMDAATRADLFAELLARVSSGKLTLPVAAVYSFDDVREAVAASLAPGRVGKVLLKP, encoded by the coding sequence ATGCGCGCTATCGTTCACCACAGCTTCGCCGAACCCGAATCGGTCCTGACCGTCGAAGAACGCACGCTCCCTGAACCGGGCGCGGGACAGGTTCGCGTGAAGACCATCCTCTCGCCGATCCACAACCACGATCTGTGGACGGTTCGCGGCACGTACGGCTTTGTGCCAGACCTTCCCGCGCAAGCGGGAACCGAGGCGGTTGGGACCGTTGAGGCCCTTGGTCACGGTGTCGAAGGTCTCGAGGTCGGGCAGCGCGTCGTCAGCGGCGGAACGTTCGGCGTGTGGGCAGAGTACTTCACGGCGAAGGCGAGCGGACTCATCCCCGTGCCCGCGGGGCTGCCAGACGAAGCCGCGGCCCAGCTCGTGGCGATGCCGCTCAGCGCGCTCAGTCTTCTGCACTCGCTTGGTCTTGACGAGGGGCAGTGGATGGCACAGAACGCGGCGAACGGCGCGGTGGGACGCCTGGTCGCGCAGCTCGCTGCTGCGCGCGGCATCGGCGTCGTCGGACTCGTCCGACGACAGGAGGCCGTTGACCAGCTGCACGATCAAGGGATCACCAACGTCATCTCGACGGCGGACGATGGATGGCAGGATCGCGTGACGACGGTCACGGGCGGAGCGCCTATCGTCGCAGGGGTCGACTCGGTCGGCGGGGCCGCTGCGAGCGACATGATCTCGCTGCTTGCCGAGAAGGGCACCCTCATCGCATTCGGCGCGATGGACTCGCCCGCGCTCGAAATCTCGTCGGGCGACCTCATTTTCAGGCAGATCACGGTGACGGGTTTCTGGGGCAGCGTCGTCAATCGCGAGATGGATGCTGCGACACGCGCCGACCTTTTCGCAGAGCTCTTGGCTCGCGTGTCGTCGGGTAAGCTCACTCTTCCTGTCGCAGCGGTGTACAGCTTCGACGACGTTCGCGAGGCCGTTGCAGCGAGTCTCGCCCCGGGCCGGGTCGGCAAGGTTCTTCTCAAGCCCTGA
- a CDS encoding DUF421 domain-containing protein yields MWAEYGLDWIDAIRVVVSCIVFYGGVLLLVRVLGQRTLASLSSFDLAAIIALGAVIGRAILGDTPTLFAGLLGLATLLVLQALTGQIRRIKGATRFVNSPAIVLMAGNDLLVDNLARTHVVSDEVYSTLRRAGVRNTSEVACVILEPTGQISVLKRGELIEPEILCGVVGADRIPLELRAAE; encoded by the coding sequence ATGTGGGCTGAATACGGACTCGACTGGATCGATGCGATCCGCGTCGTTGTCTCATGCATCGTCTTCTACGGAGGCGTCTTACTGCTCGTGCGCGTGCTCGGGCAGCGAACACTGGCGAGCCTGTCAAGCTTTGACCTCGCCGCGATCATCGCCCTCGGCGCCGTCATCGGTCGTGCGATCCTCGGAGACACTCCGACGCTCTTTGCCGGGCTGCTCGGCCTGGCAACCCTGCTGGTGCTGCAGGCACTCACCGGGCAGATCAGGCGCATCAAGGGAGCGACACGCTTCGTGAACAGCCCCGCAATCGTCCTGATGGCGGGCAACGATCTGCTGGTCGACAATCTAGCCCGCACCCATGTCGTCTCTGACGAGGTGTACTCGACGCTGCGGCGTGCTGGAGTGAGGAATACGTCTGAGGTGGCGTGCGTCATTCTCGAGCCCACCGGGCAGATCAGCGTGCTCAAACGCGGCGAACTGATCGAACCCGAGATTTTGTGCGGGGTCGTTGGCGCCGACAGGATTCCCTTGGAGCTCCGCGCCGCCGAATAA
- a CDS encoding cory-CC-star protein, whose product MAAADSAPQRREDLSRRWAAFRDGLHEFYVGPYRNMFLREKRDEDDLFMIVVLGEALGVPDPAAFYSAELMPAVWEDFHAWHRRIGIPDSPLDHIACC is encoded by the coding sequence GTGGCAGCAGCCGATAGCGCACCCCAGCGCCGGGAGGACCTCTCCCGGCGCTGGGCCGCTTTTCGCGACGGACTGCACGAGTTCTACGTCGGTCCGTACCGCAACATGTTTCTGCGCGAGAAACGCGACGAAGACGACTTGTTCATGATCGTCGTGCTCGGCGAGGCCCTCGGCGTTCCCGACCCGGCCGCGTTCTACTCGGCAGAGCTCATGCCCGCGGTGTGGGAGGACTTTCACGCATGGCATCGCCGCATCGGCATCCCTGACTCACCCCTGGATCACATCGCATGCTGCTAG
- a CDS encoding formylglycine-generating enzyme family protein gives MHDDMVLIPAGEFRMGSEGYYPEEAPVFTAHVDDFSIDRHPVTNRQFREFVEATGYVTVAEKGLDAAEFPQLSEADRAPGSLVFHETEGPVDLRNWRAWWSWGTGADWQHPFGPDSSIEGKDDHPVVQVCYTDAVAYATWAGKRLPTEEEWERAARGTLDGADFAWGDDLTPNGELRANTWQGSFPYDNTGALGWKGTSPVGTFPANDFGLVDMIGNVWEWTSSRFTPNHREAALAASLAAPIGRSLVTTAAGDDSGQGCGCGCGPESSRSAATGAVPATSSPDSSISHVTKGGSHLCAPEYCQRYRPAARSPQTEDSATTHLGFRCARSA, from the coding sequence ATGCACGACGACATGGTGCTGATTCCCGCGGGCGAGTTCCGCATGGGATCCGAAGGCTACTACCCTGAAGAAGCTCCCGTCTTCACCGCGCACGTCGACGACTTCTCCATCGACAGGCACCCGGTGACGAATCGGCAGTTTCGTGAGTTCGTCGAGGCGACCGGCTACGTCACGGTAGCTGAGAAAGGCCTCGACGCGGCCGAGTTCCCGCAGCTGAGCGAGGCGGATCGTGCGCCCGGAAGCCTCGTCTTTCACGAGACGGAAGGTCCTGTCGACCTGCGCAACTGGCGCGCGTGGTGGTCGTGGGGGACCGGTGCCGATTGGCAGCATCCATTTGGCCCTGACTCGTCGATCGAGGGCAAAGACGACCACCCTGTCGTTCAGGTCTGCTATACGGATGCTGTCGCCTACGCCACCTGGGCGGGCAAACGGCTGCCGACTGAAGAGGAGTGGGAGCGCGCCGCGCGCGGCACCCTCGACGGCGCGGACTTCGCGTGGGGCGACGACCTCACGCCAAACGGCGAACTGCGGGCGAATACCTGGCAGGGTAGCTTTCCGTACGACAACACGGGCGCGCTCGGGTGGAAGGGAACGTCGCCGGTCGGCACGTTCCCCGCGAACGACTTCGGCCTTGTCGACATGATCGGAAATGTGTGGGAGTGGACGTCGAGCCGATTCACGCCCAACCATCGCGAGGCGGCGCTCGCCGCGAGCCTTGCTGCGCCGATCGGCCGATCGCTCGTGACGACGGCCGCGGGCGACGACAGCGGGCAGGGGTGCGGCTGCGGATGCGGCCCCGAGTCGTCGCGCTCAGCGGCGACGGGTGCCGTTCCGGCAACCTCCTCCCCGGATTCGAGCATCAGCCACGTGACGAAGGGTGGCTCGCACTTGTGTGCCCCCGAGTACTGCCAGCGGTACCGCCCAGCGGCACGTTCGCCGCAGACGGAGGACTCGGCGACGACGCACCTCGGGTTCCGCTGCGCGCGTTCGGCGTGA
- a CDS encoding ArsA family ATPase — MLLDLARSRRILFVGGKGGVGKTSVSSALALARARDGGRVLLVSTDPAHNLGHAWDRELSDESTRVFSAGQGHVDAVEIDPAATIDRHFATVAATMMRLLPERLHDSAHQHLDQAKMAPGSHESAVLERIAELVESSRGTYDLVIFDTAPSGHTLRLLSLPEKLTSWTETLLASRDRSERFAAAARSVVGTKDDEPTADAELRRTLIARRDRFALLRSLVTDADAAAFLVVSIAERLPVAESIDVVAQLTTLGIDPAAVVVNRRSPADAGELLAERRAREDEHLARLHAAIGSIPVTQVPLLAGDLAGTDALAELADQLAPVPG, encoded by the coding sequence ATGCTGCTAGACCTGGCTCGCTCCCGGCGCATTCTCTTTGTCGGCGGAAAGGGGGGTGTCGGCAAAACATCCGTCTCGTCTGCCCTCGCTCTCGCGCGTGCACGTGACGGCGGACGCGTGCTGCTTGTCTCCACGGACCCCGCTCACAATCTCGGTCACGCGTGGGACCGCGAGCTCTCCGACGAGTCAACGCGCGTCTTTTCAGCCGGCCAAGGGCACGTGGATGCTGTCGAAATCGACCCGGCGGCCACGATCGACCGTCACTTCGCCACGGTCGCCGCGACGATGATGCGGCTGCTGCCCGAGCGCCTGCACGACTCGGCACACCAGCATCTCGACCAGGCGAAGATGGCCCCCGGAAGCCACGAGTCCGCGGTACTCGAGCGCATCGCGGAGCTCGTCGAGTCCAGCCGCGGCACCTACGATCTCGTGATCTTCGACACGGCACCATCCGGGCATACTCTGCGTCTGCTCTCGCTTCCCGAGAAGCTCACGAGCTGGACCGAGACGCTTCTCGCGAGCCGCGACCGTTCCGAGCGCTTCGCCGCCGCCGCGCGAAGCGTTGTGGGCACGAAAGACGACGAGCCGACGGCCGATGCCGAGCTGCGCCGTACCCTCATCGCCCGCCGTGACCGCTTTGCACTCCTGCGCAGTCTTGTGACGGATGCTGATGCCGCAGCGTTCCTCGTCGTGAGCATCGCCGAGCGGCTCCCCGTCGCAGAGTCGATCGACGTCGTCGCGCAGCTCACAACGCTGGGCATCGATCCGGCTGCCGTCGTCGTCAACCGTCGCTCCCCCGCCGACGCTGGTGAACTTCTTGCCGAGCGGCGTGCGCGAGAAGACGAACACCTCGCTCGCCTGCACGCCGCCATTGGCAGCATCCCGGTGACGCAGGTTCCCCTTCTCGCAGGAGACCTCGCGGGCACCGATGCGCTGGCAGAGCTCGCGGACCAGCTCGCACCCGTGCCCGGCTGA
- a CDS encoding sulfatase-like hydrolase/transferase: protein MSQARNILFVMTDQHRADTLGAYGNQLAETPVLDELARTGTRFDRWYTPTAICTPARASLLTGQAPFRHKLLANHERNVGYIEDLPEDQYAFSTDLRAAGYNCGLIGKWHAGTERTAADFGFDGPDLAGWHNPVEHEDYLAYLEENDLPPYEISDQIRGVLPNGGPGNLLAARLHQPVEATFEHYLATRTIEHLERYADDYRSSGKPFYLALNFFGPHLPYVVPNEYFDKFSADDIELPKSVAETFSGKPQVQQNYSDHWAFDTMPIETSRKLIAIYWGYVALIDAEIGRVVDAMNRLGLSDETAVFFSCDHGEFTGSHRLHDKGPAMYEDIYRTPGIVRIPGAPAGQVRDEFVSLLDCTATFLDIAGLDPSPAVDSRSLVPLVNGEHTEWQDDIVCEFHGHHFPYPQRMLRTDRHKLIVNPDSVNELYDLERDPDELLNVYELPDMAEIRDRMMQRLYALLVERGDKFFHWMTSMYPVGGVAYDPSLSGFDDEAYQ from the coding sequence TTGTCCCAGGCCAGGAACATCCTCTTCGTGATGACCGATCAGCACCGAGCGGACACGCTCGGGGCGTATGGGAATCAGCTCGCGGAGACTCCGGTGCTCGATGAGCTCGCCCGGACGGGAACGCGGTTCGACCGGTGGTACACGCCAACGGCGATCTGCACTCCCGCCCGCGCGAGTCTGCTCACCGGGCAGGCGCCGTTCCGTCACAAGCTGCTCGCGAACCATGAGCGCAACGTCGGCTATATCGAAGACCTGCCCGAGGACCAGTACGCGTTCTCGACGGACCTTCGTGCGGCGGGCTACAACTGCGGTCTCATCGGAAAGTGGCACGCGGGCACGGAGCGCACGGCCGCCGACTTCGGGTTCGACGGACCCGACTTGGCGGGCTGGCACAACCCGGTCGAGCACGAGGACTACCTGGCCTACCTGGAGGAGAACGACCTGCCTCCCTATGAAATCAGCGATCAGATTCGCGGAGTGCTGCCGAACGGCGGGCCGGGCAACCTGCTCGCCGCTCGGCTGCACCAGCCGGTCGAGGCGACGTTCGAGCATTACCTGGCGACGCGCACGATCGAGCACCTTGAGCGGTACGCCGACGACTATCGCTCGAGCGGAAAGCCGTTCTACCTCGCACTCAACTTCTTCGGTCCGCATCTGCCCTACGTCGTGCCGAACGAGTACTTCGACAAGTTCTCAGCAGACGACATCGAACTGCCGAAATCGGTGGCCGAGACGTTCTCGGGCAAGCCGCAGGTGCAGCAGAATTACAGCGACCACTGGGCGTTCGACACCATGCCCATCGAGACGAGCCGCAAGCTCATCGCGATCTACTGGGGCTATGTCGCGCTCATCGACGCCGAAATCGGTCGCGTGGTCGACGCGATGAACCGACTCGGCCTCAGCGACGAGACAGCAGTGTTCTTCAGCTGCGATCATGGCGAGTTCACGGGCTCGCATCGTCTTCACGACAAAGGCCCGGCGATGTACGAGGACATCTACCGCACGCCCGGAATCGTGCGCATTCCCGGTGCTCCCGCTGGTCAGGTGCGCGACGAGTTCGTCAGCCTGCTCGACTGCACGGCGACGTTCCTCGATATCGCGGGTCTCGACCCGAGCCCGGCCGTGGACTCGCGCAGCCTCGTGCCTCTCGTCAACGGCGAGCACACCGAGTGGCAGGACGATATCGTGTGCGAGTTCCACGGGCACCACTTCCCGTACCCGCAGAGGATGCTGCGCACGGATCGCCACAAGCTCATCGTCAACCCAGACTCGGTCAACGAGCTCTACGACCTTGAGCGCGATCCCGACGAGTTGCTCAACGTCTACGAGCTTCCCGATATGGCAGAGATCCGCGACCGGATGATGCAGCGCCTGTACGCTCTGCTCGTCGAGCGCGGCGACAAGTTCTTCCACTGGATGACGTCGATGTACCCGGTCGGCGGCGTGGCTTACGACCCTTCTCTCAGCGGGTTCGACGACGAGGCATATCAGTAG
- a CDS encoding carbon starvation CstA family protein has protein sequence MGSLVLMIIGLAMFVAGYLVYSKYLAKRVYKLDDKFKTPAHEMNDGVDYVPTNKYILWGHHFTSVAGAAPIVGPAIAVIWGWLPAFLWVTLGTVFFAGMHDFGALWASVRNKGRSIGALSGRYIGKRGANLFLIVIFLLLLMVIAAFAVVIKNLLISTPTAVIPTWGAIIVALLVGIAVYRMRWPLIPVTVVGVVALYALIVLGNSVPVVLPESFLGMSPATFWILTLFIYGAIASLLPVWVLLQPRDYINGVQLFVGLILLFGSVLIATLFSAVKPEIVAPMFNTNLPEGTPSMVPLLFVTIACGAISGFHGMVSSGTSSKQIDKETDARFVGYFGAVGEGLLSLGTILAVIGGIKSVADWEEIYSSFGAGGVDAFVKGGGYLMENGLGLPASLSATVLATMAVLFAATTMDTGMRLLRFVVQEIGDAVKVKITKIPATLIVVVVGLGLTFSQGLGGEGGLRIWPLFGTTNQIMASLTLSIIAVMLIRKRRNPLPAIIPLVLVFVLSFWAAIDQLVSFTQPGNADWLLFALDVIIIVASVWVGIEAVLAMRRAAKEPPEPEHEDAELSAVREDV, from the coding sequence ATGGGTTCCCTTGTTCTTATGATCATCGGGCTGGCGATGTTCGTCGCCGGGTATCTGGTTTATTCGAAGTACCTCGCAAAACGGGTATACAAGCTTGACGACAAGTTCAAGACGCCCGCTCACGAGATGAATGACGGCGTCGACTACGTCCCCACGAACAAATACATTTTGTGGGGCCACCACTTCACGTCCGTTGCCGGAGCCGCCCCGATCGTCGGGCCCGCAATCGCGGTTATCTGGGGATGGCTGCCAGCGTTCCTCTGGGTGACGCTCGGCACAGTGTTCTTCGCCGGCATGCACGACTTCGGCGCTCTGTGGGCGTCGGTGCGCAACAAGGGGCGCTCCATCGGCGCCCTTTCGGGCCGCTACATCGGCAAGCGCGGGGCGAACCTGTTTCTCATCGTCATCTTCCTGCTGCTGCTCATGGTGATTGCGGCGTTCGCCGTCGTCATCAAGAACCTGCTCATCAGCACACCCACAGCAGTCATTCCGACGTGGGGAGCGATCATCGTCGCGCTGCTCGTCGGCATCGCGGTCTACCGCATGCGCTGGCCGCTGATTCCGGTGACCGTTGTCGGTGTCGTCGCACTGTATGCACTGATCGTGCTGGGCAACAGCGTCCCCGTCGTGCTTCCGGAGTCGTTCCTCGGCATGAGCCCGGCCACGTTCTGGATCCTCACGCTCTTCATCTACGGTGCGATTGCCTCGCTGCTTCCCGTCTGGGTGCTGTTGCAGCCGCGCGACTACATCAATGGCGTGCAACTCTTTGTGGGTCTGATCCTGCTCTTCGGCTCGGTGCTGATCGCCACTCTGTTCTCAGCTGTTAAGCCCGAGATCGTTGCTCCCATGTTCAACACGAACCTGCCTGAGGGAACGCCGAGCATGGTCCCGCTGCTGTTCGTGACCATCGCCTGCGGCGCGATCTCAGGATTCCACGGCATGGTCTCGTCGGGAACGAGCTCGAAGCAGATCGACAAAGAGACGGATGCTCGATTCGTCGGGTACTTCGGCGCTGTTGGTGAGGGCCTGCTCTCGCTCGGCACGATTCTCGCCGTCATCGGCGGCATCAAGTCGGTCGCCGACTGGGAAGAGATCTACAGCTCGTTCGGGGCTGGCGGCGTCGATGCTTTCGTGAAGGGTGGCGGCTATCTCATGGAGAACGGCCTCGGTCTGCCGGCTTCCCTGAGCGCCACCGTGCTCGCGACGATGGCCGTGCTGTTCGCCGCGACGACGATGGACACCGGCATGCGCCTGCTGCGCTTCGTGGTGCAAGAGATCGGTGACGCCGTCAAGGTCAAGATCACCAAGATACCGGCGACGCTCATCGTCGTTGTCGTCGGTCTTGGGCTGACGTTCTCGCAGGGCCTCGGGGGCGAGGGCGGCTTGCGCATCTGGCCGCTGTTCGGCACGACGAACCAGATCATGGCGTCGCTAACGCTCTCGATCATCGCGGTGATGCTCATTCGCAAGCGGCGCAACCCGCTTCCCGCGATCATTCCGCTTGTGCTGGTGTTCGTGCTCTCGTTCTGGGCCGCGATCGATCAGCTCGTGAGTTTCACGCAACCGGGCAACGCGGACTGGCTGCTCTTTGCGCTCGATGTCATCATCATCGTCGCGAGTGTCTGGGTCGGTATCGAGGCTGTGCTCGCAATGCGTCGAGCCGCGAAGGAACCTCCAGAGCCAGAGCACGAGGATGCCGAGCTCTCAGCGGTCCGCGAGGACGTCTGA
- a CDS encoding sulfatase family protein: MSTRDKRPNIVFILTDDHASHAIGAYGSVVNDTPRIDEIGENGVRLDNCFCTNSLCTPSRASILTGTYSHVNGVTTLETPIDASQPTFISQLRDAGYRTAIVGKWHMGEGDGHNPQGFDYWAVLRDQGEYVDPQILTRDGVEIVEGYATDVITDLALNWLDSLDGDEPWCVLIHHKAPHRPWIPDEKHKGMYAGPIRVPETFDDDYSTRTSAAHRAAMRIADHLTLEDLKQTPPADLTYEQAALWKYQRYMEDYLACVASVDDNVGRVIDDLRERGEFDDTLLMYSSDQGFFLGDHGWFDKRFMYDESLRMPMLISCPSRIPQRDEPLEHIVTNVDFAQTILEAAGVNALDRMQGISIWPQLTSDPARTTRDAMYYRYYENDDVNHHAFAHYGIRTDRYKLIYFYNDGLGLPGSSGRSYPPEWELYDLHDAPEELRNLYNDPAFADIREDLKARLWVLQAELGDEPHPSQPVPSRLAESA; encoded by the coding sequence ATGAGCACGCGGGATAAACGACCCAACATTGTCTTCATCCTCACCGACGATCACGCGTCACACGCGATCGGCGCCTACGGCTCCGTTGTCAACGACACCCCGCGAATCGACGAGATCGGTGAGAACGGGGTCAGGCTTGACAACTGCTTCTGCACGAATTCGCTGTGCACGCCGAGCCGGGCGTCGATTCTGACCGGGACCTACAGTCACGTCAACGGGGTCACGACGTTGGAGACTCCCATCGACGCGAGCCAGCCGACGTTCATCTCGCAACTGCGCGACGCCGGGTACCGCACGGCGATCGTCGGCAAGTGGCACATGGGCGAAGGTGACGGTCACAACCCCCAGGGCTTCGACTACTGGGCGGTGCTGCGGGATCAAGGGGAGTACGTCGACCCGCAGATTCTCACGAGGGACGGCGTCGAGATCGTCGAGGGGTACGCGACGGATGTGATCACGGACCTCGCGCTGAACTGGCTCGACTCGCTCGACGGTGACGAGCCCTGGTGCGTGCTCATTCACCACAAGGCACCGCATCGGCCCTGGATTCCCGATGAGAAGCACAAGGGAATGTACGCTGGCCCGATTCGCGTGCCCGAGACGTTCGACGACGACTATTCGACGCGTACCTCTGCGGCGCACAGAGCAGCGATGCGCATCGCCGACCACCTCACGCTCGAAGACCTCAAGCAGACACCGCCGGCCGACCTCACGTATGAGCAGGCGGCTCTGTGGAAGTACCAGCGCTACATGGAGGATTATCTGGCGTGCGTGGCCTCGGTCGACGACAACGTGGGGCGCGTCATCGACGATCTGCGCGAGCGCGGCGAGTTCGACGACACACTGCTCATGTACAGCTCGGACCAGGGGTTCTTTCTGGGCGACCATGGCTGGTTCGATAAGCGATTCATGTACGACGAGTCTCTCAGAATGCCAATGCTGATCAGCTGCCCGTCCCGCATTCCGCAGCGCGACGAGCCTCTTGAGCACATCGTCACGAATGTCGATTTCGCGCAGACCATCCTCGAGGCTGCCGGGGTCAACGCCCTCGACCGCATGCAGGGGATCAGTATCTGGCCGCAACTCACGTCGGACCCGGCACGAACCACCCGCGACGCGATGTACTACCGCTATTACGAGAACGACGACGTCAACCACCACGCGTTTGCGCATTACGGCATTCGCACCGACCGCTACAAGCTCATCTACTTCTACAACGACGGCCTCGGCCTGCCGGGCAGTTCCGGTCGCAGCTACCCGCCGGAATGGGAGCTCTACGACCTGCACGACGCTCCAGAGGAACTGCGCAACCTCTACAACGATCCGGCGTTCGCCGACATTCGCGAAGACCTCAAGGCCAGACTGTGGGTTCTGCAGGCAGAACTCGGCGATGAGCCGCATCCGTCGCAGCCAGTGCCTTCCAGGCTCGCCGAGTCTGCGTGA
- a CDS encoding antibiotic biosynthesis monooxygenase family protein: MAVVKINAVKVPDEAHAEFERRFINRARTIDDAPGFLGFEMLRPVAGDDRYFIVTRWEDDESYEAWRDGDARAAHKGEQGRPVFTEANVLEFQVVLDVDPKR; this comes from the coding sequence ATGGCCGTGGTGAAGATCAACGCAGTGAAGGTTCCCGATGAGGCACACGCCGAGTTCGAGCGCCGTTTCATCAACCGCGCGAGAACCATCGATGACGCGCCCGGCTTTCTCGGCTTCGAAATGCTGCGACCCGTCGCCGGCGATGACCGCTACTTCATTGTGACCCGGTGGGAAGACGACGAGTCTTACGAAGCCTGGCGGGACGGAGACGCACGCGCGGCACACAAGGGCGAGCAGGGAAGACCCGTCTTCACCGAGGCGAACGTGCTGGAATTTCAGGTCGTGCTGGACGTCGACCCCAAACGCTGA
- a CDS encoding DUF5701 family protein has translation MPESTQLDHSIAQQIRRLSERGIAELAGLTGHEFRMLAKDTLASAAEASSDERTATVVVHPSLVPAASLAALLERDGKPGFVVEDMTDLEEFRPIGDAPVPDQPLYLVHDIDRGDDMQNWSPDEALAELRTRGRRPLTVTEGISWLLQHPDRLEPGSCFMTIGSRRRTARGLDARTPAIWISGGTGRDGRERRGAPKVGWCWARNRHTWLGFASAAPIVSD, from the coding sequence ATGCCCGAATCAACGCAGCTCGACCACAGCATCGCCCAGCAGATCCGACGACTGAGCGAGAGGGGCATCGCAGAGTTGGCGGGGCTCACCGGCCACGAATTCCGGATGCTGGCGAAGGACACCCTCGCCAGTGCAGCAGAAGCCTCGAGCGACGAGCGGACGGCGACCGTCGTCGTGCACCCGTCGCTCGTGCCTGCAGCATCCCTCGCCGCTCTTCTCGAGCGTGACGGCAAACCGGGATTCGTCGTCGAAGACATGACCGACCTCGAGGAGTTTCGGCCGATCGGCGACGCGCCCGTGCCCGATCAGCCGCTCTACCTCGTGCACGACATCGATCGTGGCGATGATATGCAGAACTGGAGCCCAGACGAGGCGCTCGCCGAGCTGCGCACGCGAGGCCGCCGACCGCTCACGGTCACCGAGGGGATCTCGTGGCTGCTGCAGCATCCTGACCGCCTTGAGCCCGGAAGCTGCTTCATGACGATCGGGTCGCGGCGACGCACGGCGCGCGGTTTGGACGCTCGGACGCCCGCGATCTGGATCAGCGGTGGCACCGGGCGTGACGGCAGAGAGCGCAGGGGCGCCCCGAAGGTCGGATGGTGCTGGGCGCGCAATCGGCACACGTGGCTTGGTTTCGCCTCGGCGGCGCCGATCGTGAGCGACTGA
- a CDS encoding aliphatic sulfonate ABC transporter substrate-binding protein codes for MSITKKMLGTVAAGVAVALTLAGCSGEAATDENGNELKPVDVNFGYIADYNGTSLLAIAEDQGLWEKHGVNITTTSFTNGPLQIQALGTGDLDFGYIGPGAFWLPASGQAKLVSMNTLGQADRVVAQPGIESMEDLRGKTVAVPEGTSGDMILTLALEEAGMTKDDIKVVNMEPAAIVSALASKKVDGAGFWYPALATVKEQVPGLIELAENKDFEDTVAFPTAFVAGNDLVENEPEKLERVLGVLREAIDYRAKNVDESIQLTAEFSALDPEQVKADAGNVQILGLDEIDKLTKDGTVNEWLESMNNYFVEAGKLPEPVEPSEYYTGDLFLKAGK; via the coding sequence ATGTCAATCACCAAAAAGATGCTCGGCACTGTCGCCGCAGGCGTCGCGGTGGCCCTCACCCTCGCCGGATGCTCGGGCGAGGCGGCCACAGACGAGAACGGCAACGAGCTGAAACCGGTCGATGTGAACTTCGGGTACATCGCCGACTACAACGGAACGAGCCTTCTCGCGATCGCCGAAGACCAGGGTCTCTGGGAGAAGCACGGCGTGAACATCACCACGACGTCGTTCACGAACGGTCCGCTTCAGATTCAGGCCCTCGGCACCGGCGACCTCGACTTCGGGTACATCGGACCAGGAGCGTTCTGGCTGCCAGCATCCGGCCAGGCGAAACTCGTGTCAATGAATACCCTCGGGCAGGCCGACCGTGTCGTCGCGCAGCCAGGCATCGAATCGATGGAGGACCTTCGCGGCAAGACGGTTGCCGTGCCGGAAGGGACCTCCGGAGACATGATCCTCACACTTGCGCTTGAAGAAGCCGGCATGACGAAGGACGACATCAAGGTCGTCAACATGGAGCCGGCGGCGATCGTGTCGGCGCTGGCATCGAAGAAGGTCGACGGGGCGGGGTTCTGGTACCCGGCGCTCGCGACCGTCAAGGAGCAGGTGCCGGGTCTTATCGAGCTCGCCGAGAACAAGGACTTCGAAGACACCGTGGCCTTCCCCACAGCATTCGTCGCGGGAAACGACCTCGTTGAGAACGAGCCCGAGAAGCTCGAACGCGTGCTCGGAGTGCTGCGCGAGGCGATCGATTACCGCGCCAAGAACGTCGATGAGTCGATTCAGCTGACCGCTGAGTTCTCGGCTCTGGACCCAGAGCAGGTGAAGGCGGATGCCGGAAACGTTCAGATCCTCGGCCTCGACGAGATCGACAAGCTCACGAAGGACGGCACGGTGAACGAGTGGCTCGAGAGTATGAACAACTACTTCGTCGAGGCCGGAAAACTCCCGGAGCCGGTTGAGCCCTCGGAGTACTACACAGGTGATCTCTTTCTGAAAGCAGGCAAATAA